A window from Bosea sp. ANAM02 encodes these proteins:
- a CDS encoding sigma-54 dependent transcriptional regulator translates to MSAPKIVLVDDDAEVLEAWRLTLELEGFAVIGRRSADAALVELGRDASVVLVSDVRMPGRDGFGLLAAVTAIDAEIPVVLITGHADVPMAVKAIREGAWDFVEKPADPVRLIETIRRASEYRRLIIENRLLRAGAHTEDPWAARVVGHSPAVARLRSRLALLADADTDVLLFGETGTGKEVAARALHDLGNRRAGRFVAVNCGAIPETMIESELFGHEAGAFTGARDRRIGKIEHASGGTLFLDEIESMPMAAQVRLLRALQERRIERLGSNKEIAVDIRIVAATKTDLAALARTGGFREDLVYRLNVVTLRLPPLRDRREDIPLLFQHFLALAAARVGRSAPPLGRDLLQRLTRQDWPGNVRELRNAAERSLLGMDEDFEDAVAGATAADVAERTLEELVAIAEAEGIGAALKRHNGRIGVTAAALGITRKTLYLKMRRYGLSGAAALAD, encoded by the coding sequence ATGAGCGCTCCCAAGATCGTCCTCGTCGATGACGATGCCGAGGTGCTGGAAGCCTGGCGGCTGACGCTGGAACTCGAAGGCTTCGCGGTCATTGGCAGACGCTCCGCCGATGCCGCGCTCGTAGAACTCGGGCGGGACGCTTCCGTCGTGCTGGTCAGCGATGTCCGCATGCCCGGCCGCGACGGTTTCGGGCTGCTCGCGGCCGTGACCGCGATCGATGCCGAGATCCCGGTCGTGCTGATCACCGGCCATGCCGATGTTCCCATGGCGGTGAAGGCGATCCGCGAAGGAGCCTGGGATTTCGTCGAAAAGCCGGCCGATCCGGTCCGCCTGATCGAGACGATCCGGCGCGCCAGCGAATACCGCCGGCTGATCATCGAGAACCGCTTGCTCAGGGCCGGCGCCCACACCGAAGACCCGTGGGCCGCCCGCGTCGTCGGGCATTCGCCGGCGGTCGCGCGCCTGCGCAGCCGGCTCGCCCTGCTCGCCGATGCCGATACCGACGTGCTGCTCTTCGGCGAGACGGGCACCGGCAAGGAGGTCGCGGCCCGCGCGCTGCATGACCTCGGAAATCGCCGCGCCGGGCGCTTCGTCGCCGTGAATTGCGGGGCGATCCCCGAAACGATGATCGAGAGCGAATTGTTCGGGCACGAGGCCGGTGCCTTCACCGGCGCGCGCGACCGGCGGATCGGCAAGATCGAGCATGCCAGCGGCGGCACGCTCTTCCTCGACGAGATCGAGTCGATGCCGATGGCGGCGCAGGTCCGTCTCCTACGCGCCCTGCAGGAGCGGCGGATCGAGCGCCTCGGCTCCAACAAGGAGATCGCGGTCGATATCCGCATCGTCGCCGCGACCAAGACCGACCTCGCCGCGCTCGCCAGGACCGGTGGCTTCCGCGAGGACCTGGTCTATCGGCTCAACGTCGTGACGCTGCGCCTGCCGCCCTTGCGCGACCGGCGCGAGGACATTCCCCTGCTGTTCCAGCACTTCCTCGCGCTTGCCGCCGCGCGCGTCGGCCGCTCGGCCCCGCCGCTCGGGCGCGACCTGCTCCAGCGCCTGACGCGGCAGGACTGGCCGGGCAATGTCCGCGAATTGCGCAACGCCGCCGAGCGCAGCCTGCTCGGCATGGACGAGGATTTCGAGGACGCCGTTGCCGGTGCCACGGCAGCCGATGTCGCCGAGCGCACGCTGGAGGAGCTGGTCGCCATCGCCGAGGCGGAGGGCATCGGAGCCGCACTGAAGCGCCACAACGGGCGCATCGGTGTCACCGCCGCGGCACTCGGAATCACCCGCAAGACGCTCTACCTCAAGATGCGCCGCTACGGTTTGAGTGGCGCCGCGGCGCTCGCGGACTGA
- a CDS encoding ATP-binding protein codes for MTPALPRRRFGIGGRLIAAFLGVGLFAVGAGVVGVISYERLSKELAAIAREHLPGLASAARLAEASARVIAGMPELASAERRDGYERGRRVVDERLSELDKVLSERAGAGFDARSLTAVAAEIRRNLGAIDDVSGRRFTLAERIRGVSEELRWLQADLIDEIEPLTDDARFNIDTALGRSGSEAAAAKPNTIREETRKSEALMTLNAQANLIVGLFGRLGAVQTREDMEQTGHVIGEAVDQLEIEAKALAGWPDTITVRQITQRLVGLADTTTGLPGLKRSELAALADAQRLISESRRLVTQLGTLVSQEVQRTEAIAKEAADRSAQAIRLGRNLLLAIAAASLLGALLIGWFYVRRHLVARLRILTEAATSIASGQSSALLPKAGNDELGDLARALAVFRQTRDDLIQAAKLAALGQMAAGLSHELNQPLAAIRSHAHNGALLLERGRPEEAQKAIGRIQALTTRAADLIAHLRRFARKPGVVLNPVSVGDVIETALSLFEPRFEAERVTLTRELPAGRLHVHAEEIRLEQVLVNLIANALDAIAGMEGAAIAIGARRNGHRVEIWVADSGPGIDRAHLERIFDPFFTTKPVGSGLGLGLSLSYNIIKDLGGTLAVAETGPAGTRFLITLEGTTAHVMAPLEIDA; via the coding sequence ATGACGCCTGCCCTGCCCAGGCGCCGCTTCGGCATCGGCGGCCGGTTGATCGCGGCCTTCCTCGGCGTCGGCCTCTTCGCGGTCGGCGCCGGTGTCGTCGGCGTCATCTCCTATGAGCGGCTCAGCAAGGAACTGGCGGCGATCGCCCGCGAGCATCTGCCGGGCCTCGCCTCCGCCGCCAGGCTCGCCGAAGCCAGCGCGCGCGTCATCGCCGGCATGCCTGAACTGGCCAGTGCCGAACGTCGCGACGGCTACGAGCGCGGAAGGCGCGTGGTCGACGAGCGCCTGAGCGAACTCGACAAGGTGCTGTCGGAGCGGGCCGGCGCCGGCTTCGATGCGCGGTCGCTGACCGCCGTCGCGGCCGAGATCAGGCGCAATCTCGGAGCGATCGACGACGTTTCGGGGCGGCGCTTCACATTGGCCGAGCGCATTCGCGGCGTCAGCGAGGAACTGCGCTGGCTCCAGGCCGACCTGATCGACGAGATCGAGCCGCTGACCGACGATGCCCGCTTCAACATCGACACCGCACTCGGCCGGAGCGGCAGCGAAGCGGCAGCCGCCAAGCCCAACACGATCCGCGAGGAGACCCGCAAGAGCGAAGCGCTGATGACGCTCAACGCCCAGGCCAATCTGATCGTCGGCCTGTTCGGGAGGCTTGGCGCCGTTCAGACCCGCGAGGACATGGAGCAGACCGGCCATGTCATCGGCGAGGCGGTCGACCAGCTCGAGATCGAGGCCAAGGCGCTCGCCGGCTGGCCGGACACGATCACGGTCAGGCAGATCACGCAGCGCCTGGTCGGGCTCGCCGACACCACGACGGGCCTGCCCGGTCTCAAGCGCTCCGAGCTTGCTGCGCTCGCCGACGCGCAGCGGCTGATCTCTGAAAGCCGCCGCCTCGTCACGCAGCTGGGCACGCTGGTCTCGCAGGAGGTGCAGCGGACCGAAGCGATCGCGAAGGAGGCCGCCGACCGGTCGGCGCAGGCGATCCGGCTCGGCCGGAACCTGCTGCTCGCCATCGCCGCGGCGTCGCTGCTGGGGGCTCTGCTGATCGGCTGGTTCTATGTCCGGCGCCATCTGGTGGCGCGCCTGCGCATCCTGACCGAGGCGGCGACCAGCATCGCCAGCGGCCAGTCCTCGGCGCTGCTGCCGAAGGCGGGCAATGACGAGCTCGGCGACCTCGCCCGGGCGCTCGCCGTCTTCCGGCAGACCCGCGACGACCTGATCCAGGCGGCCAAGCTCGCCGCGCTCGGGCAGATGGCGGCGGGTCTCAGCCACGAGCTCAACCAGCCGCTCGCCGCGATCCGCTCCCACGCCCATAACGGCGCGCTGCTGCTGGAGCGCGGCCGGCCCGAGGAGGCGCAGAAGGCGATCGGCCGTATCCAGGCGCTGACGACGCGCGCGGCCGACCTGATCGCGCATCTCAGGCGGTTCGCCCGCAAGCCCGGCGTGGTTCTAAACCCGGTCTCGGTCGGCGATGTGATCGAGACCGCCCTTTCGCTGTTCGAACCGCGTTTCGAAGCCGAGCGCGTCACGCTCACGCGGGAGCTGCCGGCCGGACGCCTCCATGTCCATGCCGAGGAAATCCGGCTGGAGCAGGTGCTGGTCAATTTGATCGCCAATGCGCTTGACGCCATCGCCGGCATGGAGGGCGCCGCCATCGCGATCGGTGCACGCCGGAATGGCCACAGGGTCGAGATCTGGGTCGCCGATAGCGGCCCCGGCATCGATCGGGCGCATCTGGAACGCATCTTCGATCCGTTCTTCACCACCAAGCCGGTCGGCTCGGGGCTCGGCCTCGGCCTTTCGCTGTCCTACAACATCATCAAGGATCTCGGCGGCACGCTCGCGGTCGCCGAAACCGGCCCTGCCGGCACCCGCTTCCTGATCACGCTCGAAGGGACGACAGCCCACGTCATGGCCCCGCTGGAAATCGACGCATGA